The Antechinus flavipes isolate AdamAnt ecotype Samford, QLD, Australia chromosome 4, AdamAnt_v2, whole genome shotgun sequence genomic interval GGTGATAAATTAATATGGGAAAAGGGCCAACTCCAAAAGACTAGGATACTCTCTGAGAAAGAGTTTCCAATGTAGGATATTGGAGAGACCCTTGTTAGTAGAAAAAcagttcatttttcttgtgctaaTTCCTCATATCTTTCTCCTACCTCCCACAGGGAACTCCCATCCTTGGCCAAAAACTGGGTGATGCGGATGTTGTTTCTAGAGCAGCCATTACCCCAAGCAGCTGTAGCCCTGTGGGTCAAGAAGGAATTTAGCAAGTATGTCTCTCTGCCCTCTCCACATTCTTCTAGGGTCTTCTGTCTTCCCTCTTCTCAGGTCCCCCCCAAAATTCATGTCTCCTATGATACTTCCACTGCTGCTTTTTTTTAGAGCCCAGGAGGAAAGCACAGGACTGTTGAGTGGTCTCCGTATCTGGCACACCCAGTTACTCCCTGGTGGCCTTCAGGGCTTCATTCTCAATCCTGTTTTCCGACAGAATCTTCGTGTTGCTCTCCTGGGAGggtatgtcattttcctttctttggtaCAAGATACTATCCATGGGAATGTGGGTGGAAGAAAGATTCCCCAAAGTACTTCTTGTGACTTCCATAGCTTTTGTAGACCTCTTCTCTTGCTTCATGGGATATATTAACCTGAGATATGGTTTATTCTGGGTTGAAAAATGTCACGATTATGTCATGGtgataagaaaaagggaaaatattggtGGTataaaggggagagggagaggaagtaTATTTTTACTCTAGACCCATCTGGCCATAGGGGGAAGGCTTGGTCAGATGATACAAGTCAGCTTGGTCCAGACAAACATGCTCGAGATGTTCCATCATTGGACAAGTATGCAGAAGAAAGATGGGAGGTAAGATCCCAAGGACATAGTTTTTGTGTTCCCAGAGATTTCCCCAAAGTTGTTTATTTCAAGGTCTGTATGTTCCCCTTAAATGCCTTCAGTAGCCTTCTATAAAAGCTCATCTATCCTCTGCTTCACCTGGATGAGACTCAGGCTTCCCCATCACTCAGGTGATCCTGCATTTCATGGTTGGCTCCCCAAGTGCAGCCGTCAGCCAGGACCTGGCCCAGCTACTCAGCCAGGCTGGACTCATGAAGAGGTGAGGCCAGGGGCTTGTGGGGTTTaccaactttctttctttccgtATGAGTCCTTGCTGATGTGAGGGTGGAAAGTAGAGGGTTTCTcaaggaaaaactgggaaaaggtgAGAAAAAGTCCAAAGAAAGTTAGAAATGCCTGAGGAAGCCGTGAGGGAAGGGCCCCGAGAGTAAAGATCCACTGATCTTAATGCTCTTTCTTAAATCCACTGAAATTAatgctcttcccctccccccttcttttcttccccaatgACCTTGGTAATGCCTAGTTCTGAGCCTGGAGAGCCACCCTGCATTACATCTGCTGGCTTCCAGTTCTTATTGCTAGACACACCTGCCCAGCTTTGGTATTTTATGCTTCAGTATTTGCAGACTGCCCAGGTAAGAAGGTTCCTTTTTCAATATGGGCATCTGCTGCTGATATGGGGAACTTCCTCCAGcagtacttttgtttttgttccctgCTTTGTCATCTCTCCTATGTTCTTATGACCTCTTCCcttgtgtctctgtttttccttcctAAGAGCCGAGGCATGGATCTGGTTGAGATCCTATCCTTCCTCTTCCAGCTTAGCTTCTCTACTCTTGGCAAGGTTAGCAGGGAGGTGGGAGGTGGCACTTGGAATGGAAGGTGGTGGGAGGAACAATGGGGAAGGAGAGATTCGGGGTTATGGAAGCAGAATAGCTAAGATATAGAAAGATAAGTGATTTGGGGAATTAAGCAGAAGAGgttggaaagaaaaacatttggatACCTTAGCCAACCCTTACCACCTCTTTATCCTAGGATTATTCTGTGGAGGGCATGAGTGATTCCCTTCTTAATTTTTTGCAACATCTACGAGAGTTTGGGCTGGTATTCCAAAGGAAGGTATGAGTTCTcgtatacatttattaaatgcctactctatACACTGTACTAAttgtctcatttggtcctcacgataaccctgggaaataggtgttatttttgtcttcattttacataggaTTGAGGCAGACataggttaagtcacttgcccagacttgcaaaagtgtctgaggctggatttgatttgTGTCTTTGTAAATTGACAACTAATTTACAAAattgtgaaattataaaataGGAGCAGCCATTCCAGTTTTTTGAGTACTCACTTGGAAAGACCATGATGGCAGTGCAAAACAGGATGGCAGCCACACTTTAATAATCATAAAGAGTATATGGGCAAATAGCACAGAAAAGTATTGAAAAGTGAGGATGGATATTGAGGCAGATGGCAATGTGGTCCACATCCCAAAGTTATCACCTTTTGATGTTTGTGAGACCGTGCTAATAcccaggatacctcagaatcagctggagtcaggataagcaaaagtccttaatctttattcttgggctttagaggtagaagtgaacagaatggaagcagaatctccactcCGGCCTTCCTCCTCACCTACCAGACTacctctggctagtcttactccaccccctagtccctcctacaagcctctgtatacaccaatcatcgagccagcacagaatagtgggaaggaccattttccaagcatatgcccttagagtattgtccaatcaataGTTAGCTCTAAGTGCTTGAATGGACCTCAGTGCAaggactcaagagtttcagctctctacattGTTCTGTTAGTCTGAAATTGTGAACTTCTGAAATTTGTCTAGTATTTATATCACAGGACCAGAACCCTGACAGTAGCACTTAGATTCAGTATATATTGCCAGgatataaatttttgttaataggatacaatttgtaaattttattccTTTGACTTTTGGGATGGTTTGAACATGACTTCCAGGTTTCCTTTTGCAATTTCATTTTCTGCTATTGCTTTTTTATAGTAGCTATTTATAACTAGGTGGTAATGGGGGTGGTAGTCAAGGGAACTAAAcaagatacaataaaattttgtttcctgactccagttctaaCTCTCTATTCATTATTCTGCCTAGTTGCCTCAATTAAAGAGAAATGGGGGTTTTTAAACAGTGAAGAGCAAGGGACTGTCTAGAGGCTAGAATTCTAGCCtccttcaaggtttgcaaagctggGTATTTGGTTCCCAGGACGGAAGAAGTTAAACACCATCAAATGGCCACCCTTTTTCCATGCTTCCTAGAGAAAGTCTCGGCGCTACTATCCAACCCGACTGGCCATCAACTTGTCATCAGGTGTTACTGGTGCTGGAGGTACAGCTCATCAACCAGGCTTCATTGTTGTGGAAACCAACTACCGCCTCTATGCCTATACTGGTGAGGTTGGAGGGATAAAGATGAGAATAGTTAGATAGTTAGGGAAAGTattagaagaaggaaggagataagGGGTGGTGGTGTTGGAGGAGAACTGAATCTTCTGTGGtcatatattgttttttctttggagaCAGAGTCAGAACTTCAGATTGCACTCATTGCCCTCTTCTCTGAGATGCTCTATCGATTCCCCAATATGGTAGTAGCCCAGGTCACTCGAGAGAGTGTGCAGCAGGCCATTGCTAATGGTATCACAGCCCAGCAGGTATTGTCAGCAGATGGATAAGAAGGTGCTGGGGGTGAGGATAGGGAGATAAGAGTGACGGATCTGTCAACAGTTATGTTTCATTTGGGTGTGGTGGATATGGCAACATGGCAAGTGGTTCAGGAGGGTAGCAGGGAAGGTGAATGATGGAATTTATAACTCTCAGATGGGACTGATAGTGGGGataaaggtgggggagggagatagAATTAAATGCAAATATTGGATTAGATGtcagggaagaaatgaaaaatatcaataaaagtaACAGCAGCAATAGctgtatggagagagagaggattaTAGGGAGGGGTCATGATAGGCGTGAATATTAAGTTACCTATGGtggatgggggaaaaaatatTGTTCAAGTAGAAGTGGGTTATAGATTTCAAGATAGCCAGAATTTTCTTAACCTCGTGTTGTAGCTTTAAAATTATTCTCATGTCTTTTTTCAGATCATCCACTTCATGAAGACAAGAGCACATCCAGTGATGCTGAAACAGGTTTTGAGTTAGAGGAGGCATTTGGAATAGTGGGAGGAGAGTAAAGGAATGGGAGAAGAGATTTGTCttgacaaaaagacaaaagacaatgtTCTGTCCTAGCTGAAGGTTCTCATAGCTACTTCAATTCCTTACAGACCCCTGTACTGCCTCCCACCATTACAGATCAGATCCGACTCTGGGAGTTGGAGAGAGACCGGCTTCGATTCTCAGAGGGTGAGTGACTGGTAGCAGTCAGTTTGGCAACTGATCCTTAGGTATAAAAGTTTTGCTTTCTTAGACTGTAATTTTATCCAACTGatgcattttcctctcttttatcttGGGATGAAAGAGAATTGTCTGGCCGAGCAATTAGGGGCAATTCTTTGGTGCTTATATTCAAAGCTAGAAAATTTGCACAAATCAAGTCAGTTTGAATAACAATACTGAATTATTTACACCCGTTGGGAGAAGAGGTATAGATAATCCACAGATTAGATGATTCATGTCTGCCTTTGTTATACATAGAAGAGTAGAAAGGTTAAGAATTGTAAGAGAGTTTTCATTTGACCGGAAATTGGTCCAAAGAGGGGAGAAGATTTGCTCAAGATCTTCCAGAGCCAGGGCTAGAATTCAAGTTCCCTAATTGCAGTCTGTCTATCTGATTTGTACCCCATTTATTGGTCTCTTTTTATAGTAGATATTTCCTACTATCCTACTACTAGAAAATATCTACTTTCTTGATTGCtttatttattgaacacttattatgtgccaaacatcGAGCTTAAATGGCTGGTGACATCTAATACTCTGATACTTGTGGCTTGCTGTGTTTAAAACTTCATCTTGTGTCtgcctccccctctctccctcttcatctcttgTCCTGTTCCCGGAATCCCAGGTGTCCTCTACAACCAGTTCCTGTCCCAGGTGGATTTTGAGCTACTGCTTTCGCATGCCCGGGAGCTTGGGGTGCTGGTCTTTGAGAACACAGCCAAACGGCTTATGGTGGTGACTCCGGCGGGGCACAGTGACGTCAAGCGGTTTTGGAAGAGACAGAAGCACAGCTCCTGAACCACCATTTGGGCCGGGAAGAGCAGCCCGGCGCCCTGCGGACCCCAGAGATTGCTGAGGAAGCGGCCTGGAGGATGCAGCCCGGCCTGACTAGGAGCCAAGCGGCTCGGGAAAGTAACTCCGTGGACAGCCGGCCGGGAACCCATGCTCCTGGCTACCCGGGGAAGGGAGGGTAGTCTTCCTTCCGACAGCGCTCAGAATGCCTGGCCCTCGCGTGAATTTTAGGGCCATGCAGtagttcttttttctaataaCATCGAAACTATTCACAATCAATAAAATTCT includes:
- the GTF2H4 gene encoding general transcription factor IIH subunit 4 — encoded protein: MMEGSLPRTGLSRGQLQCRNLQEFLRGLSPVVLDRLYGHPATCLAVFRELPSLAKNWVMRMLFLEQPLPQAAVALWVKKEFSKAQEESTGLLSGLRIWHTQLLPGGLQGFILNPVFRQNLRVALLGGGKAWSDDTSQLGPDKHARDVPSLDKYAEERWEVILHFMVGSPSAAVSQDLAQLLSQAGLMKSSEPGEPPCITSAGFQFLLLDTPAQLWYFMLQYLQTAQSRGMDLVEILSFLFQLSFSTLGKDYSVEGMSDSLLNFLQHLREFGLVFQRKRKSRRYYPTRLAINLSSGVTGAGGTAHQPGFIVVETNYRLYAYTESELQIALIALFSEMLYRFPNMVVAQVTRESVQQAIANGITAQQIIHFMKTRAHPVMLKQTPVLPPTITDQIRLWELERDRLRFSEGVLYNQFLSQVDFELLLSHARELGVLVFENTAKRLMVVTPAGHSDVKRFWKRQKHSS